From Bacillus pumilus, one genomic window encodes:
- the pcrA gene encoding DNA helicase PcrA, translated as MNEISNHLLEGLNDAQKEAVKATDGPLLLMAGAGSGKTRVLTHRIAYLMAEKHVAPWNILAITFTNKAAREMRERVQAILGPGADDIWISTFHSMCVRILRRDIDRIGVNRNFSILDTSDQLSVIKNILKERNIDPKKFDPRSILGSISSAKNELIDAEEYAKTAGDFYDQVVSDVYTDYQKRLLKNQSLDFDDLIMMTIRLFERIPEVLEHYQRKFQYIHVDEYQDTNRAQYMLVKLLAQRFQNICVVGDSDQSIYRWRGADITNILSFEKDYPSSEVILLEQNYRSTKRILHAANTVIQNNANRKPKNLWTENDEGAKIAYYRADNEFGEGQFVAGKIHQLHQSGKRKLSDFAILYRTNAQSRVIEETLLKSNIQYNIVGGTKFYDRKEIKDILAYLRLVANPDDDISFARIVNVPKRGIGATSVDKIAAYAEMNDLSMFEALGQVDFIGLSARAANALDEFKQLIDQMTNMQDYLSVTELTEEILEKTGYREALKVEKTIEAQSRLENIDEFLSVTKNFEEQNEDKSLVTFLTDLALVADIDKLDENEEEDQDAVILMTLHAAKGLEFPVVFLMGMEEGVFPHSRSLMEDAEMEEERRLAYVGITRAEEELYLSSAKMRTLFGRTNMNLESRFIREIPADLLDNLNEKKEKKTPFSQTRERPQRRGPVSRPQTQTIQNTGGGSIGWAVGDKAAHKKWGVGTVVSVKGSGDSTELDIAFPSPTGIKRLLAAFAPIEKQ; from the coding sequence ATGAATGAAATATCGAATCATCTATTAGAAGGGCTGAATGACGCGCAGAAAGAAGCGGTCAAAGCAACAGATGGACCTTTATTATTGATGGCAGGAGCAGGAAGCGGAAAGACACGGGTGCTCACACATCGAATTGCCTACTTAATGGCCGAAAAGCATGTGGCTCCGTGGAACATTTTAGCGATTACGTTTACAAATAAGGCAGCACGTGAAATGCGTGAGCGTGTCCAGGCCATTTTAGGGCCTGGTGCGGATGACATTTGGATCTCTACGTTCCACAGCATGTGTGTGCGCATTTTACGACGCGATATTGACCGTATTGGTGTGAATCGCAACTTCTCTATATTAGACACATCTGATCAACTTTCAGTAATTAAAAACATTTTAAAAGAACGAAATATCGATCCTAAAAAGTTCGATCCACGCAGCATTTTAGGATCAATCAGCAGTGCAAAAAACGAACTCATTGACGCAGAGGAATATGCCAAAACAGCCGGTGATTTCTATGATCAAGTGGTCAGCGACGTCTATACAGATTATCAAAAACGATTACTCAAAAACCAGTCACTCGATTTTGATGATCTTATTATGATGACGATTCGTCTGTTTGAACGGATCCCTGAAGTATTAGAACACTATCAGCGGAAATTCCAATACATTCATGTCGATGAGTATCAGGATACGAACAGAGCACAGTACATGCTTGTGAAACTGCTCGCTCAGCGTTTTCAAAATATATGTGTGGTGGGTGACTCGGATCAGTCCATTTACCGCTGGCGCGGAGCGGATATTACAAACATTCTCTCCTTTGAAAAAGATTATCCGTCCAGTGAAGTGATTCTGCTTGAGCAAAATTACAGATCGACTAAACGTATTCTGCATGCCGCAAATACAGTCATCCAAAACAATGCGAACCGTAAGCCGAAAAATCTTTGGACAGAAAATGATGAAGGAGCGAAGATAGCCTATTACCGTGCAGATAATGAATTCGGTGAAGGTCAATTTGTTGCTGGAAAGATTCATCAGCTTCATCAGAGCGGTAAGCGTAAATTATCCGATTTTGCGATTCTTTATCGAACCAATGCCCAGTCTCGTGTCATAGAGGAAACATTATTGAAGTCAAACATTCAATACAACATTGTCGGCGGCACGAAGTTCTATGACAGAAAAGAGATCAAGGACATTTTGGCTTACTTACGCCTAGTAGCTAACCCAGATGACGACATTAGCTTTGCACGTATTGTCAACGTACCAAAGCGTGGAATCGGTGCGACATCTGTTGATAAAATCGCAGCATATGCGGAGATGAATGACCTGTCTATGTTTGAAGCGCTTGGTCAGGTAGATTTCATTGGACTCAGTGCAAGGGCAGCCAATGCGCTTGATGAGTTCAAACAGCTCATTGATCAAATGACGAACATGCAGGATTATTTATCTGTCACAGAATTAACAGAAGAAATCCTAGAGAAAACCGGCTATCGTGAAGCACTGAAGGTTGAAAAAACGATTGAAGCACAAAGCCGTTTAGAAAATATTGACGAGTTTCTCTCCGTCACTAAGAACTTTGAAGAACAAAATGAAGACAAGTCTCTCGTGACTTTCCTGACAGATCTCGCCCTCGTCGCAGACATTGATAAGCTGGATGAGAATGAGGAAGAAGATCAGGATGCCGTCATCTTAATGACTCTTCATGCTGCAAAAGGTCTAGAATTCCCTGTTGTTTTCTTAATGGGCATGGAGGAAGGTGTTTTCCCGCACAGCCGTTCATTAATGGAAGATGCAGAGATGGAAGAAGAGCGCCGCCTTGCCTATGTAGGCATCACACGGGCGGAAGAAGAGCTTTATTTATCAAGTGCCAAGATGAGAACACTCTTCGGCCGGACAAACATGAACCTTGAATCAAGATTCATTCGAGAAATACCAGCCGATTTATTGGACAACCTAAATGAGAAAAAAGAAAAGAAAACACCATTTAGCCAAACAAGAGAAAGACCGCAAAGACGGGGACCTGTCTCACGTCCGCAAACTCAAACCATTCAAAACACAGGCGGCGGAAGTATTGGCTGGGCTGTGGGCGATAAAGCGGCACATAAAAAATGGGGCGTTGGAACGGTTGTGAGTGTAAAAGGCAGTGGAGACAGCACAGAGCTTGATATTGCCTTCCCAAGCCCTACAGGCATTAAGCGTCTTCTCGCAGCATTTGCGCCAATTGAGAAGCAATAA
- a CDS encoding YerC/YecD family TrpR-related protein, with translation MQIDKLRGKSLDQLFNSILSLKDLEECYRFFDDLCTINEIQSLSQRLEVARMLREGNTYHKIETETGASTATISRVKRCLNYGNDAYTMALDRVAEQQANDETK, from the coding sequence ATGCAAATTGATAAATTAAGGGGCAAAAGCTTAGATCAGTTATTCAACTCCATCTTATCCCTTAAAGACCTGGAAGAATGCTATCGATTCTTTGATGATTTGTGTACCATCAATGAAATCCAATCTTTATCACAGCGTCTTGAAGTAGCGCGTATGCTTCGCGAGGGGAACACGTATCATAAAATTGAGACGGAAACAGGTGCGAGCACCGCAACCATCTCACGTGTCAAACGCTGCTTGAACTACGGAAATGATGCCTATACGATGGCACTTGACCGCGTAGCAGAACAGCAGGCAAATGACGAAACAAAATAA
- a CDS encoding CamS family sex pheromone protein → MKKLLLLLTMLTLVLSACAPFGGKEEEEVTQKTDETKETAIIPMYNISDSYYKMVLPFKQGAARGLTAERLNTRLDIDEFETGLMRLATESFNTNDYLFQEGQHLDEDTVLNWLARKKTGSDLKKAEKEDKDFKNLGLNPALPSSGSTKSKNENSPIYLASMLEHNYLIRKDKNSLQLGGVVIGLALNSVYYYRENIGDPQQEVTIDSSKNSKKLLSEGEKIAEQVIKRIRQMDGLQKVPVMIALYKQAPKSSIVPGNFIAKTDVKAGSADIGNWDTIKEENVFFPSDNAKGNYKDDSERFDRFKTKVEDYFPNYTGVVGKGFYKNGNLQKMKVEIPMQFYGKTEVVAFTQYLTGEVMDYYKSTNIEINITSSDQQEALITKNAEDKEPTVHIYD, encoded by the coding sequence TTGAAAAAGTTGTTATTGCTGCTGACAATGCTCACACTGGTATTGTCAGCGTGTGCACCTTTTGGGGGAAAGGAAGAAGAAGAGGTCACACAAAAAACGGATGAAACGAAGGAAACAGCCATCATCCCGATGTACAATATCTCTGACTCCTATTACAAAATGGTGCTGCCGTTTAAACAAGGGGCTGCGCGAGGATTAACAGCAGAGCGTCTCAACACACGCCTGGACATCGATGAATTTGAAACAGGACTTATGCGCCTTGCAACAGAGTCATTTAATACAAACGACTATCTTTTCCAAGAAGGACAGCATTTAGATGAGGACACCGTTCTCAACTGGCTGGCGCGCAAAAAAACAGGCAGTGATCTGAAAAAGGCAGAAAAAGAAGATAAAGACTTTAAGAATCTCGGCTTAAACCCAGCTCTTCCAAGCTCAGGTTCAACAAAGTCTAAAAATGAAAATAGTCCAATTTACTTAGCTTCGATGCTAGAACATAATTACTTAATTCGAAAAGATAAAAACAGCTTACAGCTTGGCGGAGTTGTCATTGGTCTTGCACTGAACTCTGTTTATTATTACCGTGAAAATATCGGTGATCCGCAGCAAGAAGTGACGATCGATTCATCGAAAAATTCAAAGAAACTATTGTCGGAAGGCGAAAAAATTGCTGAACAAGTGATCAAACGAATTCGTCAAATGGATGGGCTGCAAAAAGTGCCTGTCATGATTGCCCTTTATAAGCAAGCACCAAAATCATCTATCGTTCCAGGAAACTTTATCGCCAAAACGGATGTGAAAGCAGGCTCAGCTGATATCGGTAATTGGGATACGATCAAAGAGGAGAATGTCTTCTTCCCTTCAGATAATGCGAAAGGCAACTACAAAGATGATTCCGAGCGATTTGACCGCTTCAAAACAAAAGTCGAAGACTACTTCCCGAATTATACTGGTGTCGTAGGAAAAGGCTTTTACAAAAATGGCAACCTGCAAAAAATGAAAGTCGAAATTCCAATGCAGTTCTACGGAAAAACGGAAGTTGTAGCCTTCACGCAATATTTAACAGGTGAAGTCATGGATTACTATAAGAGTACCAATATCGAAATTAACATCACATCTTCTGATCAACAAGAAGCCCTGATCACGAAAAATGCTGAAGACAAAGAACCAACTGTTCATATATATGACTAA
- the ligA gene encoding NAD-dependent DNA ligase LigA — translation MDKEAAKRRIEELHQILNQYNYEYHTLDRPSVPDAEYDARMRELISLEEEHPDLKAADSPSQRVGGAVLDAFQKVRHGTPMLSLGNAFNEQDLLDFDRRVRQAVGDDVAYNVELKIDGLAVSLRYENGVFVRGATRGDGTTGEDITENLKTIRSIPLKIKRPLSIEVRGEAFMPKPSFEALNEKRLQNEEEPFANPRNAAAGSLRQLDTKIAAKRNLDIFVYSIAELDEIGVESQSEGLDLLDELGFKTNKERRMCHTIEEVIDLIETLKTKRADFSYEIDGIVIKVDSLAQQEELGFTAKSPRWAVAYKFPAEEVVTKLLDIELSVGRTGVITPTAILEPVKVAGTTVQRASLHNEDLIKEKDIRLFDQVIVKKAGDIIPEVAGVLIDQRTGEEKPFHMPTECPECHSELVRIEGEVALRCINPECPAQIREGLIHFVSRNAMNIDGLGERVITQLFQEQLVSRVSDLYRLTKEELIQLERMGEKSVDNLLRSIEQSKENSLERLLFGLGIRFIGSKAAKTLAMHFGDIDQLKQATKEQLLEVDEIGEKMADAVVTYFEKEEILNLLNELKELGVNMTYTGPKPVKAEESDSYFAGKTIVLTGKLEEMARNDAKAAIEALGGKLAGSVSKKTDLVIAGEAAGSKLTKAEELNIEIWDEAKMLEELKK, via the coding sequence ATGGATAAAGAAGCAGCGAAACGCCGGATCGAGGAACTGCACCAGATTTTGAACCAATACAACTACGAATATCATACACTTGATCGTCCAAGTGTTCCTGACGCTGAATATGATGCGCGGATGCGTGAGCTGATCTCTTTAGAGGAAGAGCACCCTGATTTAAAAGCAGCGGACTCCCCCTCACAAAGAGTAGGAGGCGCTGTGTTAGACGCCTTCCAAAAAGTGCGTCACGGCACACCGATGCTCAGCCTCGGGAATGCGTTTAATGAACAGGACCTTCTTGATTTTGACCGCCGGGTTCGTCAAGCAGTTGGTGACGATGTCGCATACAATGTCGAGCTGAAAATTGACGGACTCGCTGTTTCTCTCCGTTATGAAAACGGTGTGTTTGTCCGAGGTGCCACGCGTGGAGATGGGACAACGGGTGAGGATATTACTGAAAACCTCAAAACCATTCGTTCCATCCCGCTCAAAATCAAACGTCCTCTGTCGATTGAAGTGAGAGGCGAGGCATTTATGCCAAAACCTTCTTTTGAAGCATTAAACGAAAAAAGATTACAAAACGAAGAAGAGCCGTTTGCGAACCCGCGTAATGCGGCTGCAGGCTCGCTTCGTCAGCTTGATACGAAAATTGCGGCGAAACGAAACCTTGATATCTTCGTCTACAGTATAGCGGAGCTTGATGAAATCGGTGTTGAATCGCAAAGCGAGGGACTTGATCTTCTCGACGAACTTGGCTTTAAAACGAACAAAGAAAGACGGATGTGCCACACGATTGAAGAAGTGATCGACCTCATTGAAACATTGAAAACGAAGCGTGCCGATTTTTCATATGAAATCGATGGAATTGTCATCAAAGTCGATTCGTTAGCTCAGCAGGAAGAGCTCGGCTTTACAGCAAAAAGTCCCCGCTGGGCGGTTGCGTACAAGTTTCCGGCTGAAGAGGTCGTGACAAAGCTGCTTGATATTGAACTAAGTGTAGGGCGTACAGGCGTCATCACACCAACGGCGATTCTTGAACCTGTCAAAGTAGCAGGGACGACAGTGCAGCGTGCTTCTCTTCATAATGAAGATTTGATCAAAGAAAAGGATATTCGCCTTTTTGATCAAGTGATTGTGAAAAAAGCGGGCGATATTATTCCGGAAGTCGCAGGCGTACTGATCGATCAGCGTACAGGAGAAGAAAAGCCGTTTCACATGCCGACTGAATGCCCAGAGTGTCATAGTGAGCTGGTGAGAATTGAAGGCGAAGTGGCTTTGCGTTGCATCAATCCAGAATGCCCTGCTCAAATACGTGAGGGACTCATTCACTTTGTTTCCCGTAATGCAATGAACATTGATGGGCTTGGCGAGCGGGTCATTACACAGCTTTTCCAAGAACAGCTTGTCTCTCGTGTGTCCGATCTTTACCGATTAACGAAAGAAGAGCTCATTCAGCTTGAGCGAATGGGCGAAAAATCTGTCGACAATTTACTGCGTTCGATTGAGCAATCGAAAGAAAACTCTCTAGAGCGTTTACTATTTGGACTCGGTATACGATTTATTGGCTCTAAAGCGGCAAAGACCTTGGCGATGCATTTCGGCGACATCGATCAATTAAAGCAAGCGACGAAAGAACAATTACTCGAAGTCGATGAAATCGGTGAAAAAATGGCTGATGCCGTCGTCACGTACTTTGAGAAAGAAGAAATACTCAACCTGCTAAATGAACTAAAAGAGCTAGGGGTCAATATGACCTATACAGGGCCAAAGCCGGTGAAGGCAGAAGAAAGTGATTCCTATTTTGCAGGCAAAACCATTGTGCTGACAGGGAAATTAGAAGAAATGGCCCGAAACGATGCAAAAGCAGCGATCGAAGCATTAGGCGGCAAGCTGGCAGGTAGTGTGAGTAAAAAAACAGATTTAGTCATTGCCGGAGAAGCAGCGGGAAGTAAGCTGACAAAGGCAGAAGAACTCAATATTGAAATTTGGGACGAAGCTAAAATGCTCGAGGAGCTAAAGAAATAA
- a CDS encoding FMN-binding glutamate synthase family protein codes for MPIILLLWIWMRDEKQEEHSVLRNYPVIGKLRFIFEKIGPELRQYLFLNDREELPFSRREYEQAVMSGKYKSRTMGFGSKRDFDKPGYYIRNVLFPKQRDELRIDQSEKIHTKVYQIDQDNLLRRSEHTKEVEAKPYYLHQDDVQVIGEHTCQKPFRVKGLIGQSAMSYGSLGDRAITALSSGLKMAGGTWMNTGEGGLSPYHLKGGADIICQIGPGLFGVRTEDGAFSFEEFKKKSEHEEVKAFELKLAQGAKTRGGHIDGEKVTEEIANIRKLPPHQSIDSPNRFEMFHSIPDMFDFIEQLRSIGEKPVGIKLVVGHKENIEELAAYMKKSGKHPDFITVDGGEGGTGASFHELADSAGLPIFTALPMVHQILKEYGVRDQVKLFASGKLLSPDKIAIALSMGADFVNIARGLMFSVGCIRAQVCHTNKCPVGVATTDPKLQKGLSIEEKKYRVCNYILSLREGLFNLSAAAGIESPIHFNEKHIIYRQENGQTSEVPMFSGTHPSV; via the coding sequence ATGCCCATTATTTTATTGCTCTGGATTTGGATGAGAGATGAAAAACAGGAAGAGCATTCTGTCCTGCGAAATTATCCGGTCATTGGAAAGCTGCGGTTTATTTTTGAAAAAATAGGACCTGAGCTCCGTCAATATTTGTTTCTGAATGATCGAGAGGAGCTTCCTTTCTCGAGAAGAGAATACGAGCAAGCTGTCATGTCTGGGAAGTACAAAAGCCGGACGATGGGCTTTGGATCAAAACGTGATTTTGACAAGCCTGGTTATTATATCCGCAACGTCCTGTTTCCAAAACAGCGAGATGAATTACGGATCGATCAATCTGAAAAAATCCATACAAAAGTGTATCAGATTGATCAAGACAATTTACTGCGAAGAAGTGAACATACCAAAGAGGTCGAAGCAAAACCTTACTATCTCCATCAAGACGATGTACAAGTGATTGGCGAACACACATGTCAAAAGCCTTTCCGTGTAAAAGGCCTGATTGGACAATCTGCCATGAGCTACGGATCTTTAGGCGACAGGGCCATTACAGCACTATCCTCTGGATTAAAAATGGCTGGCGGTACGTGGATGAACACAGGTGAAGGCGGGCTTTCCCCATATCACCTCAAAGGCGGAGCCGATATCATTTGCCAGATTGGGCCCGGTCTATTTGGCGTGAGAACAGAGGATGGTGCTTTCTCCTTTGAAGAATTTAAGAAAAAAAGTGAGCACGAGGAAGTCAAAGCCTTTGAGCTGAAGCTGGCACAAGGAGCAAAAACACGCGGCGGTCATATTGACGGCGAAAAGGTCACCGAAGAAATTGCGAATATCCGTAAATTGCCGCCCCATCAATCCATTGACAGCCCAAACCGATTTGAGATGTTCCACTCCATTCCTGATATGTTTGATTTCATTGAACAGCTGCGAAGTATAGGCGAAAAGCCTGTCGGCATCAAGCTTGTTGTCGGACATAAAGAAAACATTGAAGAGCTTGCAGCGTATATGAAAAAAAGCGGAAAGCATCCTGATTTCATTACAGTGGATGGCGGAGAAGGCGGCACTGGCGCATCCTTTCATGAATTGGCAGATTCCGCAGGGCTGCCCATTTTCACGGCGCTCCCAATGGTTCATCAAATATTGAAAGAATACGGTGTCAGAGATCAGGTAAAACTCTTTGCTTCCGGCAAACTTCTCTCACCTGATAAAATTGCGATTGCCCTTTCCATGGGTGCTGACTTTGTAAATATCGCACGGGGACTCATGTTTTCAGTCGGATGCATTCGCGCACAAGTGTGCCACACGAATAAATGCCCAGTCGGGGTCGCCACAACGGATCCAAAGCTGCAAAAGGGTTTATCAATTGAAGAAAAGAAATACCGAGTCTGCAATTATATCCTTTCTCTAAGAGAAGGTTTGTTTAACTTATCCGCAGCCGCTGGAATTGAATCTCCCATTCATTTTAATGAAAAACATATTATCTACAGACAAGAAAATGGCCAGACAAGTGAAGTGCCGATGTTTTCAGGGACACATCCATCTGTCTAG
- a CDS encoding adenine deaminase C-terminal domain-containing protein, with product MSERTFNWRNNDIRTQIDVVDSKIVPTLLLTNGLVLNPFLKQWVKANIWIHDDRIVYVGAELPQNKSAKRVIDCEGKYIVPGYIEPHAHPFHIYNPQSLAEYVSQFGTTTMVSDNLFLLLQSNEKKALSTLCELKQQPFQYFWWSRYDLQTEVRYEDEMLPINYRKEWIDHPDVLQGGELTSWPRLMDGDDLILYCMQETKKQRKRIEGHFPGASEKTLTKMKLFGADSDHEAMNADDVLKRLSLGYHVSLRHSSIRPDLVNILRELHERDFRHYDHFFYTTDGAAPHFYEEGMINRLISIALEEGVPIIDAYNMATFNIAKYYQIDDLLGVVGPGRLASLNILDDPMNPNPETVISKGVILKLDGENQHQFQETKWKNGGLVPLDLGYDLTMSDLQFSMPLGVKMRNAVIMEPYTVEIDNSVNQLSCDHDQSFFSLIDRKGEWRVNTMLKGFANKVQGFVSSFSLTGDILVIGKNKEDMMLAHKRMKEIGGGIVLTENGKILHEIPLQLSGCASAEPFETVLQQIQTLRELLIERGYPFDCPIDTLVFFQSTHLPYIRVTPRGIFDVMKKTVLFPSIMR from the coding sequence ATGTCCGAACGTACTTTTAATTGGAGAAACAATGACATCCGCACACAAATCGATGTAGTCGACTCAAAAATAGTTCCAACACTCCTTTTAACGAATGGACTCGTGCTAAACCCGTTTTTAAAACAATGGGTGAAGGCAAATATTTGGATACATGATGATCGAATTGTTTATGTCGGAGCAGAGCTTCCTCAAAATAAATCAGCTAAACGTGTGATTGATTGTGAAGGGAAATACATTGTGCCTGGGTATATAGAGCCTCACGCGCATCCGTTCCATATTTATAATCCCCAATCACTTGCAGAATATGTGTCTCAATTTGGCACAACAACAATGGTCAGTGATAACTTATTTCTTCTTTTGCAGAGCAATGAAAAGAAAGCGCTTTCCACCCTGTGTGAATTAAAACAGCAGCCATTTCAGTATTTCTGGTGGTCTAGATACGATCTTCAGACTGAAGTCAGATATGAAGATGAGATGCTTCCTATCAACTATCGCAAGGAATGGATTGATCATCCTGATGTCCTTCAAGGCGGCGAATTAACAAGCTGGCCAAGATTGATGGACGGTGATGATCTCATTTTATATTGCATGCAAGAAACGAAGAAGCAGAGAAAACGAATTGAAGGGCATTTCCCCGGAGCTTCCGAGAAAACGCTAACAAAAATGAAGCTGTTTGGCGCGGACAGTGATCATGAAGCGATGAATGCGGACGATGTGCTAAAACGCTTGTCCCTTGGCTACCATGTCTCACTTCGTCATTCTTCCATCCGCCCAGATTTAGTGAACATTTTAAGAGAACTGCACGAGCGTGATTTTAGACACTATGATCACTTCTTCTATACAACAGACGGAGCTGCGCCTCATTTTTATGAGGAAGGTATGATTAATCGTTTGATTTCAATTGCCCTTGAAGAAGGCGTGCCTATCATTGATGCGTATAATATGGCGACATTTAACATTGCAAAATACTATCAAATTGATGACCTATTAGGTGTTGTCGGTCCCGGCCGGCTGGCTTCTTTGAATATTTTAGATGATCCGATGAACCCAAATCCTGAAACGGTGATATCTAAAGGGGTTATTCTCAAATTAGATGGCGAGAACCAGCATCAATTTCAAGAAACTAAATGGAAAAATGGCGGGCTTGTTCCATTAGATTTAGGCTATGATCTGACGATGAGTGATTTGCAATTTTCCATGCCGCTAGGTGTCAAAATGAGAAATGCTGTCATCATGGAGCCTTATACAGTGGAGATTGATAACTCGGTGAACCAGCTGTCCTGTGACCATGATCAAAGTTTCTTTAGCCTGATTGACCGAAAAGGCGAGTGGCGTGTGAATACGATGCTTAAAGGTTTTGCAAATAAAGTGCAGGGCTTTGTCAGCTCATTTTCGCTCACGGGTGACATTTTAGTGATTGGGAAAAATAAAGAGGACATGATGCTGGCACATAAGAGAATGAAAGAAATCGGCGGGGGAATCGTCCTCACAGAGAACGGAAAAATTTTGCACGAAATCCCGCTGCAACTATCAGGCTGTGCATCGGCTGAACCGTTTGAGACTGTTCTTCAGCAGATACAAACATTACGCGAGCTGCTCATTGAGCGAGGCTATCCATTTGATTGCCCAATTGATACACTTGTCTTTTTCCAAAGTACACATTTGCCGTATATTCGAGTGACACCAAGAGGAATATTTGATGTCATGAAAAAAACTGTACTCTTTCCGTCTATAATGCGTTAA
- a CDS encoding heptaprenylglyceryl phosphate synthase codes for MYDVTEWKHVFKLDPNKEISDEQLEAICESGTDAILIGGSDNVTEDNVLQLMSKVRRFLVPCVLEISTHEMIVPGFDLYFIPTVLNSSHPDWIVGLHKDAMKEFGDLMSMEEIVPEGYIILNEECKAAKLTEANTALDIDDVRAYARVAEHLMKLPIFYLEYSGTLGDIELVKETKAVLHETVLFYGGGIENAKQAEDFAQYADVVVVGNVIYDNFKEALKTVGAVKKSS; via the coding sequence ATGTATGATGTTACCGAGTGGAAGCATGTCTTTAAACTCGATCCAAATAAAGAAATATCCGATGAACAGCTGGAGGCGATTTGTGAATCTGGTACGGATGCCATATTGATTGGCGGCAGTGACAATGTGACAGAGGACAATGTGCTCCAATTGATGTCAAAGGTCCGCCGATTTCTTGTGCCATGTGTGCTCGAAATCTCAACACATGAAATGATTGTGCCGGGCTTCGATCTGTATTTCATCCCGACCGTCTTAAACAGCTCTCATCCTGATTGGATTGTTGGGCTTCATAAGGACGCGATGAAGGAATTCGGTGATTTGATGTCAATGGAAGAGATCGTGCCTGAAGGCTATATTATTTTAAATGAAGAGTGTAAAGCGGCCAAGCTCACAGAGGCAAATACAGCGCTGGACATCGATGACGTAAGGGCATATGCAAGAGTGGCAGAGCATTTGATGAAGCTGCCCATTTTTTATCTAGAATACAGCGGAACGCTTGGAGATATAGAGCTTGTGAAAGAAACAAAAGCAGTGCTTCATGAAACGGTCCTTTTTTATGGCGGGGGCATTGAAAACGCGAAGCAGGCAGAAGACTTTGCGCAGTATGCAGACGTGGTTGTTGTAGGAAACGTCATTTATGACAATTTCAAAGAAGCATTAAAGACAGTGGGCGCAGTCAAAAAGTCATCATAG
- a CDS encoding DUF2283 domain-containing protein has product MKRTITYDQTIDIGYIDLIPPGIGTIKETIELDVNECVNADIDKEGRVAGLELFAEEAEVLKHAPVYEDELSLRFTDQEVLSTYHLSGIEFQFSTPDHNGLIGFTIVDPLRYNVKRKTRKNRFEWSKRLFQTIVSLH; this is encoded by the coding sequence TTGAAAAGAACCATCACATATGATCAAACGATTGACATCGGATACATTGATCTCATCCCGCCTGGAATCGGGACAATCAAAGAAACCATTGAATTAGACGTAAATGAATGTGTGAATGCAGATATTGATAAAGAGGGCCGAGTGGCTGGTCTGGAGTTATTTGCAGAAGAAGCAGAGGTTCTGAAGCATGCACCCGTTTATGAGGACGAGCTTTCGTTACGTTTTACGGATCAGGAAGTTCTCTCAACCTATCATTTGTCAGGCATTGAATTTCAATTCTCGACGCCTGATCACAATGGGCTGATCGGTTTTACGATTGTCGATCCTCTTCGATATAACGTCAAAAGAAAGACAAGAAAAAACCGTTTTGAATGGTCAAAACGGCTTTTCCAAACTATTGTCTCACTTCATTGA